A window of Candidatus Binatia bacterium genomic DNA:
CACCTCGCTCGAGACGATGATGGAGCTCGGCGCGACGTCGAGGCGTCCGGCGATCTGCTCGTCGGCGAGCAGCGCGAGCACGGACGGGTAGGCGCCGATCAGGTCGGGGCGGAAGGCGGCGAGCGCGTCCGCGAGCTCGCGCAATGGCGAGCGGGCGTCGAGACGCAGCACGCGGTGCAGCCCGACGTCGGCGCTCATGCCGAAGCGCGCCGTCATGTGCAGCGGGCTCGTCGCGGCGACGTGGCCGATCCGGTAGCGCGGCAGCCGCGGTCGCGCGCCCGCGGTCTGCGACGCGCGCAGGAAGCCGCCGAGCGCCGGCGCCCAGTCGGCGCGCGAGTAGACGAAGATGCCGCGCCGTCCCGTCGTGCCGCTGGTCGCCATGACGCGGTAGTCGCCGAGGTAGAGCTCGTCGCCGCGCGCCTTCGCGAGATGCGCGTCGAGGTCGGCCAGGCGGAGACGCCGATCCGTCACCCAGTCGTCGAAGCGCGCCATCAGCGTCTGCTTGTCGACGATCGGCAGGTCGCGCGGGTCGACGGTGCGCGACAGGTCGATGCCGCGAAGGAGATCTGCGTACAGCGGCGAGCGCGCGACCGCGTGGCGCACGAGCTCCGTCAAGCGCTCGCGCTGCAGCGCCTCGAGCGTGCGGCGGTCGAGGCGCTCGTGGCGCTGACCCTCGCGGGCCGCGGCGAGACCACGCATCACCTCGGCGATGCGCGCCAAGCGCGTGACGCTCACCTGCGCGGCTCCTTGCGACGCTTCGCCGCAGCCGACGGCTGCTCGCGCATGCCGCGCGCGAGCGCCAGGTTGGCGCGCTGGTAGGCCTCGACCCGCGTCGGGTCGAGCAGCACCTCGAGCGCGAAGCCGTTGCCGAGCGCCATGTGCGCGAGCGCGATCTCTTCGCTCGGCAGCGCGAGCTCGTCGCCGAAAGCCTTTGCGCCCTCCTCGATCGAGCGCGCGATGTTGCGCCGCGTCTCCTCGTGCAGCTTCGCGAAGCGCTGGCGCAGCTCGTCGTCGCGCGCCGCGTAGGTCCAGAACTCGATCAGCAGCAGCAGCCAGTCGCGATCCTCTTGCAGCACGCGCGTCCAGGACTCGGCGATCGCGCGCTGCAGGTCTTCGCGACGAGCGCGTCGTGGGATCTTGGCGAAGACGAGCGCGCGCTGCTTCTGGCGCTCCTCGTAGAGCGCCAGGAACAGGTCCGCCTTGCTCGCGAAGCGCGAGTACACCGCGCCCTTGGTGAAGCCGGCCTCCGCCGCGACGGCGTCGACCGTCGTGCCGTGGAAGCCGTTGCGCAGGAAGACGGCGCGTGCGGCGTCGAGCACGCGTCGCCGTGTTTCCTCGGCCGCCTCGGGCCGGGTGAGCCGCTTGGGAAGGGTCGCGAGCGCCATCGATACCAACGGTATTGGGATACCAAGAGTATGTCAATACGCTCGGTATCGACCGCGGCGCATGTCGTGCACCCTGCGTCGGGAAAGGCGCGACACTACCGGACGGGCTTGCAAGGCCGTACGCCTTTGGCGCTCAATGAGACACCGCGCTCGCCCCGCGATCGCACGCGAGCGAACACACGATGCAAGCTCCCTTGCGCACCATGGTGCTGCGCTACCTGAGCGCCGTCCTCGCGGTCGCCGCCGCGACGATGGTGACCGCGTCGGTGCCGCTGCTGCGCGACCGGCTCACCTTCTTCGCGTTCTGGCCGGTGATCTTCGTGAGCTCGTGGGTCGCGGGCGTCGGACCGGGCGTCGTCAGCGCGGCGCTGTCGGCGCTCGCGGTGTGGGTCTTCCTGCGTCCGTACGAGACGGTCGAGGCGCCGGTCGCGCTCGGCGTGACGGTGCTCGTGTTCGCGGTCGCCGGCGCCATGGCGGCGTTCCTCACCAGGTGGCGCCAGCAGTCGGAGCGTGAGCTGCTCGAGAGCCACGAGCGCTTCCGCATGCTCGCGAACTCCGCGCCGGTGCTGATCTGGGTGTCCGACGCCGCGGGCCGGCGGACGTTCTTCAACGACTCGTGGCTCTCGTTCACGGGACGCGACGGCGCGCCTCCGGGCGACGGCTGGCTCGACGACGTTCACCCCGAGGACCGCGAGCGCTGCCGGCAGGCGATCGCGGGCGCGGTCGCGCGGCGCGCACCCTTCGAGGTCGAGTACCGGCTGCGGCGCAACGACGGCGTCTACCGCTCGGTGGTCGAGCGCGGCGTGCCGCGCGTGCGCGAGGACGAGTTCGACGGCCACGTCGGATCCTGCGTCGACATCACGGAGCAGCACCGCGCGCGCGAGCGCGTCGAGGCGGCGCTCGCGCAGGCGGAGCAGGCTAACCGCGCCAAGGACGCCTTCCTCGCGACGGTGTCGCACGAGCTGCGCACGCCGCTGTCGCCGATCCTCGCCTGGGCGCGCATGCTGCGCGACCGGAAGCTCGACGAGGCCCAGCGCGAGCGCGCGCTCGAGGTGATCGAGCGCAACGCGCGCATGCAGGCGCAGCTCATCGAGGATCTGCTCGACGTGTCGCGCATCGTCGAGGGGCGGCTGCGCCTGAACGTGCAGCGCGTCGACCTCGTGCAGACGATCGAGCGCGCCGTCGAGACGGTGCGGCAGGCGGCGGAGGCGAAGGGCGTTCGTCTGCATGCCGACCTCGACGCGCCCATCCCGCCGCTCGCGGGCGACGCGAGCCGCCTGCAGCAGGTGGTCTGGAACCTGGTATCGAACGCCGTCAAGTTCACGCCGCGCGGCGGCGAGGTACGGGTCGGCGTGCGCTGCGTCGACTCGCAGGTCGAGATCCTGGTCCGCGACACCGGCAAGGGGATCTCTCCCGACGAGCTGCCGCACCTGTTCGAGCGCTTCTGGCAGGCGGATCGCTCGTCGACGCGAACGTTCGGCGGCCTCGGCCTCGGGCTCGCCATCGTGCGCCACCTCGTCGAGCTGCACGGCGGCACGGTCGAGGCGCACAGCGAGGGCGAGAACCGCGGCGCGACCTTCGTCGTCAAGCTACCAATTGCACCGCTGGCCGGTTTGTCCGGCGACAAGGGCTACCGGACCGCGCGCTACGGTGAAGAGCCCCGCTCGCCCGAGACGCGCCTCGACGGCGTGCGTGCGCTCGTCGTCGACGACGAGCCGGACGCGAACGAGGTCGTTCGCACGCTGCTCGCGCAGCTCGGCGCGGAGGTGCGCGTCGCCGCGTCGAGCGGTCAGGCGCTCGAGATCCTGTCGCGCTGGCTGCCGGACGTGATCGTGTCCGACGTCGGCATGCCGGGCGAGGACGGGTTCGCGCTGATCTCCAAGGTGCGCAGGCTGCCCGGACCGGCGAAGCGCGTGCCGGCGATCGCGCTCACCGCGTACGCGTCGAACGCGGATCGCGCGCGGCTGCTGGCAGCCGGCTTCCAGATGCACGTCGCGAAGCCCGCCGACCCCGCAGAGATCTCGGCTGCGATCGCGGCGGTGGCGGCGTTGGCGCCGTCGCCCGGACGCTAGCCGTCGCGCTCGGACGCGAGCTGTCACGCGCGCGTCCGGACGCTAGAAGGAGCGCCGTGCGAGACGCGTCCGGGAGCCTGCCCATCATCGACGTCGCGCCGCTGGTTGCGGGCGACGCGGGAAAGCTCGAGGTCGCAGCGGCGATCGCGCGCGCCTGCCGCGACGTGGGCTTCTTCTACGTCGTCGGGCACGGCGTCGACGCGACGCTGCAGGACGAGCTGGTCGACGCGAGCCGTCGCTTCTTCGCGCTGCCGGTCGAGCGCAAGCTCGAGATCGCGATGGAGCGTGGCGGTCGCGCGTGGCGCGGCTACTTCCCGGTCGGCGCCGAGCTCACCTCCGGGCGTCCCGACGCGAAGGAAGGGATCTACTTCGGCAGCGAGCTTTCCGCCGACCATCCGCTCGTCAAAGCCGGCACGCCGCTGCACGGCGCCAACCTCTGGCCCTCCGACGTGCCCGAGCTGCGCCGCACGGTGCTCGCCTACATGAGCGCGCTGACCGAGCTCGGCCACGCGCTGCTGCGCGGCATCGCGCTCAGCCTCGAGCTCGACGAGGCGTACTTCGACGAGCGCTACACGCACGACCCGCTGATCCTGTTCCGCATCTTCAACTACCCGGCGCTGCCCGCCGATCAGCGCGATGCGCAGTGGGGCGTCGGCGAGCACACCGACTACGGCCTGCTCACCATCCTCAAGCAGGACGAGAGCGGTGGGCTCGAGGTCGAGACGCTCGACGGCTGGCGCGAGGCGCCGCCGATCGAGGGCTCGTTCGTGTGCAACATCGGCGACATGCTCGACCGCATGACGCGCGGCCGCTACCGCTCGACGCCGCATCGCGTGCGCAACCGCGGCACGCGCGACAGGCTGTCGTTTCCGTTCTTCTTCGATCCCGGCTGGGAGACGGTGGTGCGTCCGATCGAGACCTGCCCCGAGGAGACGCCGCGCGACAGACGGCGCTGGGACGGGCTCGATCTGCAGGCGTTCGACGGGACCTACGGCGACTACGTCGTGCGGAAGGTGTCGAAGGTCTTCCCCGGGCTGCGCGACGCGCTCGGCGCGGCGTCCTGATCGGAAGGCGACGCGCCCGCGCGCGTCGTCGAGCAGATCGCATCCGCGACGCGCGCGCGCTGCAGCAGCGTCGTCGGATCGGGTCCCGCCGCGCCGTGCGCGATCGCGTCCGCGAGTCGGCGCAGCATCGTCGGGAGCGCCTCCGCAGGCAGACCGCGCGTCGCGAGCAGCGTGCAGCCGATCGCGTCGGCGCGCGCCTCCGGTCCGCGACGCGGCTGGTCGCCGGCGAGCGCGGCGGGGACGTCGCTCGCGCCGTCGCCATCGAGCAGGTGGCCGAGCTCGTGCGCCAGGACCGCGGCGAGCTCGTCGTCGTCGAGCAGGTCGACGAGCGCGCGGCTCACCCGCACGCGACCGTCGGGCCACGACCACGCGCCGAGCTCGTCGCGCGACGAGAGCGCGAACGTGAGCCGCTCGCGCGTGCCCTCCGCTGGTGCGAGCGCGCGTCCCAGGCGCTCGAGGCGTGCGACGCGCACGGCGTCGCGCGCGACCGCATCGGTCGACGCGCCCGCCAGCGGACGCAGCGCGCTGCACGACGGCAGTGCCGACAGGACGAGCAGCAGGATCGCGATCCGCGCCACGCCGCGATGGCAAGGCACGTGCCGTCGCGATTTCGCCTGATTTCAGCGGCGCGGAGCCCGTCGAATGCTCAACCGATGAGCAGCTGCCCATCGCATAGGCACGCGCGTCAATCGTTGAAATCCGAACCCTTGCCACAACGAGAAAGCATGGACACCATCGAAGTCACTGATGACGCCGCATGCGGCGCCTCGAAGCGAGAACCGACGAAACGAAAGACGACGACGAAAGGACGGACACCATGAAGACCCTGTTCACCACCCTGGCGCTGGCAGCGACGCTCGCGTCGGCGACGGCTGCGCTCGCGGCCTCGAAGACCGGGCTGTTCAATCCGCGCAACCAGCACGCCTTCGCGACGCCCGACCGCGGCGCCGCGAAGCCCTACGCGCTGACCGGCAGCGAGCGCTCGCAGGTCGCGCGTTCGGAGCGTCGGCAGACGCCGTTCATCCTGCTCAACCGCTCGGTCGGTGCGCGGCCGGTCAGCGATCCGACCAACACGCACTGAAGGAGCTCGTCAGCCCGGCGGGACGGCGCGCGTCGTCCCGCCGGGCGCGGCGGCGACGTCAAGCATCACGTCGCCGCGCGGCGCACGCGCCGCATCCCGCGTGCAACCGAGAACGCCTCGCAACCGCGAGGCGTTGCTCGTTTCGGGCTCGCGGCGAGCTCGGCCTGCTGCTGGAGCGCGCTTCGGCTAGAGCTCGCGCGGCGCGCGCTCGCACGTCTGGCGGCGCTGTACGTCGGCGGAACTCGACGGCGCACCGCCGTACGCGTTTCGCACCCCGGCGTAGGCTTGCTTGACGTGCTTGAGCCAGCGCCGCGCCCACGAGAACTCGATCGCCAGGATGCCGAGACCGATCGGGATCACGACGAAGGCCGGTCCCGGCGTCACCAGCAGCACCGCGCCGAGCAGCAGGACGGTCGTGCCGACCACCGCGATCACGATGCGCCGCGCGAGGCGATAGGTCGCGTAGAACGCGGCAGCCCAGCCGTTTCCCGGCTCGGCGACGGCCACGGGTGCGGCATCGCGCGTACGTTCTTCCGTTGCTTGCTCGATCTCTTGCACGAGTTGCTCGCGATCGTCGTCCGGCGCCGCGCAAGCTCGGTACGCGGCCTCGGATCCTACGCCTGCGGCGCAGCCTGCTGCACGATCCGCGCCAGCGTGCGGGCGGCGTCCGTGAACTCCTCGACGCTGCCGTAGCGCCAGCCGTGCACGACCTCGGAGACGCCGATCGCGGCGAGCTCCCCGATCTTCTCCGCGGTGCGCTCCTCGTCGCCGAGCGGCAGCGAGGTGACGAGCACGACGTCGGGCGTCGGCTTGCCGGCCGCAGCGGCGAGGCTGCGCAGCTCGTCGACCGCTTCGCGCAGCCGACCGACGTCGCCGCCGGTCGGCATCCAGGCGTCGCCGTACTCGATCGCGCGCCGCAGCGCGTGCGGCGGCGCGCCGCCGACCAGGATCGGCGGTCGCTCGGGTCGCGGCAGGAAGAGGAAGCGCTGCCCGTTCCGCTCGACCTCGTCGCGCGCGAAGCACTCGCGCAGGAACGCGAGCGTCGCATCCGTGATGCGTCCGCGACGCTCGCGCGGCACGCCGACCGCGCGGAACTCGGCCGCCATCCAGCCCGCGCCGACGCCGAGCCGCAAGCGTCCTCCCGACAGCTCCTGGATGGTCGCGACCCACTTCGCGGTCGCGAGCGGCGGACGATAGGGCAGGACGAGGACGCCCGTGCCGAGGCCGATCCGTCGCGTCGCGCCGGCGAGGAAGGCGAGCGTCGCGAGCGGGTCGAGGTAGCGGCCGCCCGAGCCCTCGGCGTCGTCGGGCGGGATCGCGATGTGGTCGGCGACGAAGAGATCGTCGAGGCCGGCGTCCTCCGCCGCTTGCGCGCACGCGAGCAGCATCGAGCGTTCGGACTGCGGTCCCATGTTGCGTAGGTAGATGCCGGCCTTCATCGCGACCTCCTGCCGCCAGCGTACGGCGGACGCCGCGGCGTCGCGACCCCATTGCTCGCCTTTCGCCGCCTCCGTAACGTCGCGCAGCCTCCGCCGTGTGCCCGTCGTGCGTTTCGGCTGTCACCCGAAGCGGGCGTCTCGTGCGTACGACACTCCGAAGACGCGGCGCCGGGTCGCACGCCGGCGGGCGCCCGCAGCGCAGCGGAGGACGGCGGGATGAGCCACGCGATGGGCGCAACACGAGCCGCAAGAGAAGCCGATGGACGGGCAAAGCGATGCGTCAGGCGATGACGTCGATCGAGTGCCGGCGGGCGGCGAGCTGATGCCCGGTGCCCCGCGCAGCGCCGCCGCACGGCGTGCGACGCTCGCGCCGGACGCGTCGCGAGACGCGGCGCAGGACGTCGCCGCGGACGCGGTCCGAGACGCAGCGCCGGACGCGACGACCGACGCGGCGCTCCTCGAGCGCGTCGCGCGCGGCGACACCGAGGCGCTCGCACGCCTCGCCGAGCGCTACCACGACCGCTTCCACCGCGTCGCGTGGCGCATGCTCGGCAACGAGCACGACGCCGAAGACTGCGTGCAGATCGCGTTTCTCAAGATCCACCTGCACGCGGCGGAGTTCCGCGCGCGCTGGCAGGGCTCGACCTGGCTCTACCGCATCCTGACCAACGTCTGCATCGACGCCTGGCGCAAGCGGCGACACGAGGACCTGGTCGCCGAGTCGAGCGCGAGGTCGCAGGGCGCTTCGGTCGCAGACCGCATGGACGTGCAGGCCGCGCTGGCTCGGCTGCCGGCCGAGACCCGCGTCGTCGTCGTGCTGCGCTACCTCGAGGATCTGCCCTACGAGGAGATCGCCCGGGTGCGCGGCGTCACCGTCAACACCGTCAAGACACAACTCCGGCGCGGCAAGCAGGCGCTGCGCCGTCACCTCGGAGGAAAGCGGTGAGCGTTGCACGAGGCCACGACGAGAATCGCGCGGAAGATCGGAAAGATCGGGCGGAAGACCGCGCGCTGCGCGAGCTCCTCGCCACACCGACGCCGACGCGGCCGTCCGCGGCGTCGCCGCTGCGGCTCGTCGCCACCCGCGACGAAGCGAGCATCGTCGAGCGGCTGCTGCCGCAGACCGACATCGCGGCGAGCGAGACGGGCATCCGCCGCCTCGCGCTCGGCAGCGGGCGCATCGACGCGCCGACCCGCGCCGCGCGCCGCCTCGCCGAGCAGGCGCGCGACGAGATCGCGCAGTACCTGCGCGGCGAGCGCAGCTGGTTCGACGTCGCGGTCGACCTCGGCGCGGCGCAGCCGTTCCAGCGCGAGGTGCTGCGCGCGGCGAGCGAGATCCCGCTCGGCGAGGTGCGTACCTACGCGTGGATCGCCGCGCGGATCGGCAAGCCGGGCGCCGTGCGCGCGGTCGGCAACGCGCTCGGCGCGAACCCCGTGCCGCTGCTCGTGCCCTGCCACCGTGTCGTGCGCAGCGACGGCACCATGGGCGGCTACAGCTTCGGCTCGATCGACGTCAAGCGACAGCTCCTGCTGCTCGAGCGCGCGACGCCGGCGCTCGTCGGCTGCACGTCGACGCGGATCGTGTGCCGGCGCGGCTGCCGCTACGAGCGCCGCGTCGCCGAGACCAACCGCATCGTCGTCGCGTCGGTCGCCGAGGCGCGCGCGATCGGCTACCGGCCGTGCGCCGTGTGCCGTCCGACCGACGCGACCGGCGTTCGCGCCGCCGGCGCATCGTGGTAGCGTCGTCGCAGACCAACCGCGTGCAGGCCCCGCGAGCGATCGCGCACGCGAAGGAGGGACGACGAACGATGGCAACGCAATCCGCGGGCGAATCGGCCCGAGCGGCGGAGAGCGGCCAGGCGTCGGTGCGCTCGCTGCCCGGCCTCGCCGAGAAGATCATGTTCCGCGACCTCGCCGCCGACGAGGCGCAGCTTCGTCAGGAGGACGAGTGGCAGCGGATGGGCCGCAACGCGATGACGC
This region includes:
- a CDS encoding TetR/AcrR family transcriptional regulator, with protein sequence MALATLPKRLTRPEAAEETRRRVLDAARAVFLRNGFHGTTVDAVAAEAGFTKGAVYSRFASKADLFLALYEERQKQRALVFAKIPRRARREDLQRAIAESWTRVLQEDRDWLLLLIEFWTYAARDDELRQRFAKLHEETRRNIARSIEEGAKAFGDELALPSEEIALAHMALGNGFALEVLLDPTRVEAYQRANLALARGMREQPSAAAKRRKEPRR
- a CDS encoding ATP-binding protein, encoding MQAPLRTMVLRYLSAVLAVAAATMVTASVPLLRDRLTFFAFWPVIFVSSWVAGVGPGVVSAALSALAVWVFLRPYETVEAPVALGVTVLVFAVAGAMAAFLTRWRQQSERELLESHERFRMLANSAPVLIWVSDAAGRRTFFNDSWLSFTGRDGAPPGDGWLDDVHPEDRERCRQAIAGAVARRAPFEVEYRLRRNDGVYRSVVERGVPRVREDEFDGHVGSCVDITEQHRARERVEAALAQAEQANRAKDAFLATVSHELRTPLSPILAWARMLRDRKLDEAQRERALEVIERNARMQAQLIEDLLDVSRIVEGRLRLNVQRVDLVQTIERAVETVRQAAEAKGVRLHADLDAPIPPLAGDASRLQQVVWNLVSNAVKFTPRGGEVRVGVRCVDSQVEILVRDTGKGISPDELPHLFERFWQADRSSTRTFGGLGLGLAIVRHLVELHGGTVEAHSEGENRGATFVVKLPIAPLAGLSGDKGYRTARYGEEPRSPETRLDGVRALVVDDEPDANEVVRTLLAQLGAEVRVAASSGQALEILSRWLPDVIVSDVGMPGEDGFALISKVRRLPGPAKRVPAIALTAYASNADRARLLAAGFQMHVAKPADPAEISAAIAAVAALAPSPGR
- a CDS encoding 2-oxoglutarate and iron-dependent oxygenase domain-containing protein, whose translation is MRDASGSLPIIDVAPLVAGDAGKLEVAAAIARACRDVGFFYVVGHGVDATLQDELVDASRRFFALPVERKLEIAMERGGRAWRGYFPVGAELTSGRPDAKEGIYFGSELSADHPLVKAGTPLHGANLWPSDVPELRRTVLAYMSALTELGHALLRGIALSLELDEAYFDERYTHDPLILFRIFNYPALPADQRDAQWGVGEHTDYGLLTILKQDESGGLEVETLDGWREAPPIEGSFVCNIGDMLDRMTRGRYRSTPHRVRNRGTRDRLSFPFFFDPGWETVVRPIETCPEETPRDRRRWDGLDLQAFDGTYGDYVVRKVSKVFPGLRDALGAAS
- a CDS encoding M48 family metalloprotease — protein: MARIAILLLVLSALPSCSALRPLAGASTDAVARDAVRVARLERLGRALAPAEGTRERLTFALSSRDELGAWSWPDGRVRVSRALVDLLDDDELAAVLAHELGHLLDGDGASDVPAALAGDQPRRGPEARADAIGCTLLATRGLPAEALPTMLRRLADAIAHGAAGPDPTTLLQRARVADAICSTTRAGASPSDQDAAPSASRSPGKTFDTFRTT
- a CDS encoding PGPGW domain-containing protein — translated: MAVAEPGNGWAAAFYATYRLARRIVIAVVGTTVLLLGAVLLVTPGPAFVVIPIGLGILAIEFSWARRWLKHVKQAYAGVRNAYGGAPSSSADVQRRQTCERAPREL
- a CDS encoding TIGR03619 family F420-dependent LLM class oxidoreductase; the protein is MKAGIYLRNMGPQSERSMLLACAQAAEDAGLDDLFVADHIAIPPDDAEGSGGRYLDPLATLAFLAGATRRIGLGTGVLVLPYRPPLATAKWVATIQELSGGRLRLGVGAGWMAAEFRAVGVPRERRGRITDATLAFLRECFARDEVERNGQRFLFLPRPERPPILVGGAPPHALRRAIEYGDAWMPTGGDVGRLREAVDELRSLAAAAGKPTPDVVLVTSLPLGDEERTAEKIGELAAIGVSEVVHGWRYGSVEEFTDAARTLARIVQQAAPQA
- a CDS encoding sigma-70 family RNA polymerase sigma factor — its product is MPGAPRSAAARRATLAPDASRDAAQDVAADAVRDAAPDATTDAALLERVARGDTEALARLAERYHDRFHRVAWRMLGNEHDAEDCVQIAFLKIHLHAAEFRARWQGSTWLYRILTNVCIDAWRKRRHEDLVAESSARSQGASVADRMDVQAALARLPAETRVVVVLRYLEDLPYEEIARVRGVTVNTVKTQLRRGKQALRRHLGGKR
- a CDS encoding methylated-DNA--[protein]-cysteine S-methyltransferase; this encodes MSVARGHDENRAEDRKDRAEDRALRELLATPTPTRPSAASPLRLVATRDEASIVERLLPQTDIAASETGIRRLALGSGRIDAPTRAARRLAEQARDEIAQYLRGERSWFDVAVDLGAAQPFQREVLRAASEIPLGEVRTYAWIAARIGKPGAVRAVGNALGANPVPLLVPCHRVVRSDGTMGGYSFGSIDVKRQLLLLERATPALVGCTSTRIVCRRGCRYERRVAETNRIVVASVAEARAIGYRPCAVCRPTDATGVRAAGASW